A genome region from Sceloporus undulatus isolate JIND9_A2432 ecotype Alabama chromosome 1, SceUnd_v1.1, whole genome shotgun sequence includes the following:
- the LGALS8 gene encoding galectin-8 isoform X2, giving the protein MTTLDNFQRTARNPIIPYIETIIGGLSPGELVVVRGLVPEDSERFQIDFQCGNSTKPRADVAFHFNPRFKRSGCIVCNTLQNEKWGHEEITYEMPFEKGKPFEVVFMFLQEKIQVSVNGQHLLLYKHRIDLEKINTLGIYGQVQISMIEFVANKEGVHDTAQFGVPYTARLNSPLEPGRTIVIKGEIREKANSFAVNLKPSDSNDIALHLNPRMKEKAFVRNSYLSNGWGEEEKQVSHFPFSPGMYFELIILCQAHQYNVAINGVHTLEYKHRFKQLNKINIIEVSGDILLLDVRSW; this is encoded by the exons ATGACAACCTTGGACAACTTTCAGAGGACAGCCCGGAACCCG ATTATTCCATATATTGAGACTATAATTGGTGGTCTTTCACCTGGAGAACTTGTTGTCGTGCGTGGATTAGTTCCAGAAGACTCAGAGAG ATTCCAAATAGACTTTCAGTGTGGAAATAGCACAAAACCTCGTGCTGATGTTGCCTTTCATTTCAACCCCCGGTTCAAAAGATCTGGTTGCATTGTGTGCAATACTCTGCAGAATGAAAAGTGGGGGCATGAAGAGATCACATATGAAATgccttttgaaaaaggaaaaccatttgAGGTTGTGTTTATGTTTCTGCAAGAAAAAATTCAG GTATCTGTAAATGGACAACATTTGTTGCTTTACAAACACAGAATTGATCTTGAAAAAATTAATACCCTTGGGATATATGGACAAGTGCAAATCAGTATGATTGAATTTGTTGCTAATAAG GAAGGAGTACATGATACTGCACAATTt GGCGTTCCTTATACTGCGCGACTTAATTCTCCTCTTGAGCCTGGGCGAACAATTGTCATTAAAGGAGAAATTAGAGAGAAAGCAAACAG TTTTGCAGTTAACCTTAAACCGAGTGACTCCAATGATATTGCTCTGCATCTGAATCCCCGAATGAAAGAGAAAGCTTTTGTGAGAAATTCCTACCTGTCCAATGgttggggagaggaagaaaagcaggTCTCTCATTTTCCTTTCAGTCCAGGAATGTACTTTGAG CTGATAATACTCTGTCAAGCCCATCAGTACAACGTTGCTATCAATGGTGTGCACACCTTAGAGTACAAACATCGCTTTAAACAACTCAATAAGATCAACATAATTGAAGTCTCGGGGGACATTCTACTGCTGGATGTGCGGAGTTGGTAG
- the LGALS8 gene encoding galectin-8 isoform X1: MTTLDNFQRTARNPIIPYIETIIGGLSPGELVVVRGLVPEDSERFQIDFQCGNSTKPRADVAFHFNPRFKRSGCIVCNTLQNEKWGHEEITYEMPFEKGKPFEVVFMFLQEKIQVSVNGQHLLLYKHRIDLEKINTLGIYGQVQISMIEFVANKSLQGSQPSLLGATKKNTGNEGVHDTAQFGVPYTARLNSPLEPGRTIVIKGEIREKANSFAVNLKPSDSNDIALHLNPRMKEKAFVRNSYLSNGWGEEEKQVSHFPFSPGMYFELIILCQAHQYNVAINGVHTLEYKHRFKQLNKINIIEVSGDILLLDVRSW, from the exons ATGACAACCTTGGACAACTTTCAGAGGACAGCCCGGAACCCG ATTATTCCATATATTGAGACTATAATTGGTGGTCTTTCACCTGGAGAACTTGTTGTCGTGCGTGGATTAGTTCCAGAAGACTCAGAGAG ATTCCAAATAGACTTTCAGTGTGGAAATAGCACAAAACCTCGTGCTGATGTTGCCTTTCATTTCAACCCCCGGTTCAAAAGATCTGGTTGCATTGTGTGCAATACTCTGCAGAATGAAAAGTGGGGGCATGAAGAGATCACATATGAAATgccttttgaaaaaggaaaaccatttgAGGTTGTGTTTATGTTTCTGCAAGAAAAAATTCAG GTATCTGTAAATGGACAACATTTGTTGCTTTACAAACACAGAATTGATCTTGAAAAAATTAATACCCTTGGGATATATGGACAAGTGCAAATCAGTATGATTGAATTTGTTGCTAATAAG TCTTTGCAAGGTTCTCAGCCTTCCTTGCTAGGGGCAACAAAGAAAAACACaggaaat GAAGGAGTACATGATACTGCACAATTt GGCGTTCCTTATACTGCGCGACTTAATTCTCCTCTTGAGCCTGGGCGAACAATTGTCATTAAAGGAGAAATTAGAGAGAAAGCAAACAG TTTTGCAGTTAACCTTAAACCGAGTGACTCCAATGATATTGCTCTGCATCTGAATCCCCGAATGAAAGAGAAAGCTTTTGTGAGAAATTCCTACCTGTCCAATGgttggggagaggaagaaaagcaggTCTCTCATTTTCCTTTCAGTCCAGGAATGTACTTTGAG CTGATAATACTCTGTCAAGCCCATCAGTACAACGTTGCTATCAATGGTGTGCACACCTTAGAGTACAAACATCGCTTTAAACAACTCAATAAGATCAACATAATTGAAGTCTCGGGGGACATTCTACTGCTGGATGTGCGGAGTTGGTAG